The following nucleotide sequence is from Zea mays cultivar B73 chromosome 1, Zm-B73-REFERENCE-NAM-5.0, whole genome shotgun sequence.
GTTATATTTAATGTAAATTATATGTTAAATAATATCACAATAAAATTTAATAATAATTATAAATTTTCTGAATAAGACGAACTGATTTAATTTGAGGTAAAAAATCAAACGAATAAATTGAAAAGTATTAGTTTCACCGCATATAGCTACTGAGCTCCCGATCTGGTCCAAACCCCACCAAGCTCCTACCGTCCTACGGTCCAGCCACTTGAAGCCAAATCCCTCCAGGCTCCAGCTCATCACTCCCACGATCCCACTCTCCCCGCTCACCTCAAGGAGTCAAGGTGCAAAGCTAAGCTTAGCTCATTGCTCAAGCTTCCGTCTCTTTCTCTCTGCGAGACTGCACACTGCCACCACGCGCAATGGCGGCATTCCACCATTTGTTGCCGGCCTTGCTCCTTCTACTCCTGCTCCCTTCCACCCCTGAGGCGACGTCCTCGGCGCTGCTTGGCATCAGCTACGGTCGCGTTGGCAACAACCTCCCTGCAGCTACATCAGTGCCGCAGATTGTGGCTTCCCTGGGCGTCGGCCGCGTCCGACTCTACGATGCTGACAGCACCACCATTCGCGCCTTCGCCAACACGGGCGTCGAGCTCGTCGTCGGCGTCCCTGACGAGTGCCTCGCCACTGTCTCCACCCCGACGGGCGCCGCCTCCTGGGTCCGCTCCAACATTTCCCCTGCGCTCCCGGCCACAAAGATCGCCTTCCTCACAGTCGGCAACGAGGTGCTCACCGGCGTCAACAGCTCCTCGCTGTCCAGGTACCTCCTTCCGGCGATGCGGTGCCTCCACGACGCGCTTGCGCAGGCCGGCCTGGACAAGCAGGTCGCCGTGACCACGGCGCACAACCTCGGCGTGCTGGCCACGTCGTACCCGCCGTCGTCGGCGTACTTCCGCAAGGACCTCCTCCCGATGCTCTGCCCCATTCTCGACTTCCACGCGCGCGCGGGCTCGCCGTTCCTTGTTAATGCGTACCCCTACTTCGCCTACGCCGAGGAACCCACCGGCGTGGAGCTCGAGTACGCGCTGCTGGAACCCGGCCATGCCGGTGTCGCCGACCCGGGGACCGGGCTGCACTACACCAACATGCTCGCAGCGCAGGTGGATGCGGTGTACCACGCCATCGCCGCAGCCAACAGCGCGGCGGCGCGGGCCGTGGAGGTGCGCGTGTCTGAGACCGGGTGGCCGTCGGCGGGGGACGCCAACGAGACCGGCGCCACGCCGCAGAACGCGGCGAGGTACAACGGCAACGTGATGCGGCTCGTGGCCCAGGGGAAGGGCacgccgctgcggccggcggcgCCGCTGCGCGTCTACATGTTCGCGCTCTTCAACGAGAACATGAAGCCCGGGCCAACGTCGGAGCGCAACTACGGGCTCTTCAAGCCCGACGGAACGCCGGCGTACGAGCTTTCCTACCGCCTCCCGCTGGACAACACCACCTCCTCCTCTTCCGCCGGTGGCAGCATTACCGGCGGTGGTGGGTACAATGGCCACGGCTACGGGTCGTCGGACAACGGCGGATACTACAGCATCTCGGCCGCCGCCAAGGTGACACCGGTAAGCTCTGCTCTCTTGCTAGCTGCTGCTAATGATGGTTGACATCCCTGCTGATATATCTTTTCTTTGGCAAATTTAGTGCAATGTTGTAGACTGAGCAATGCCGGATGCTTTAGTTAGCACTATAAAGGAACATGGGCACAAAAGCATTGTCAATCAGATAAATTAATAACAACCGTTCGGGAAAAGAAACAATTGAAAAAAATGCATGAATGTTAAGCATATGCTTGGTAACATTGAAGCAGAGAATGAATTTTAGCTTTCCAAGTCATCCGGTTTTGGTTCTGCGTTCCAGTGTTGGGCTGGCACAAAACCAGAAATGTGAGTAGGTAGCCATGAACACATGGTAGAAAGGTGGAATCGCAACTGACGAGCTGAACTTACTTCCTTTGCCGTCAGTAGCATTTACCTGCATTTCTGCAATCATGAAAGTGGAGAACAACCCTCCACTGGCCCATCTGCCCATTGTTCTTCCGATTGGAACTTTGCGCCCCCTTTTGCTCGTCTGCTGAGGTGTTACTCCTTTGTTTGTGCTTGCAAGGGTTGGTGGACATGGCCACAGGTAGCTGTGGCACCATGTGTGGCTGTACTGGCCATGGCATTGTGACCATTAGCAGAGATCAAGTGGTACCTGCCTGGACTTGGTGGATGGAAGCCTCTGGCTTCTGATGGAGTCAGAAGCAGCGTATGGTGTGGGTCAGTGAACTGCTGTTCTAGAGAAACGCATTGCTCGTGGTGATCCACTTCCTCTCTCTCTATGTTGTTTCCCTTTTCTCCACGTTGTTGTAACTGAGGTGTCCTTGTAATCAGTGGTGAACAAATGGACTAGACAATT
It contains:
- the LOC100283556 gene encoding Glucan endo-1,3-beta-glucosidase 11 precursor (The RefSeq protein has 2 substitutions compared to this genomic sequence); translation: MAAFHHLLPALLLLLLLPSTPEATSSALLGISYGRVGNNLPAATSVPQIVASLGVGRVRLYDADSTTIRAFANTGVELVVGVPDECLATVSTPTGAASWVRSNISPALPATKIAFLTVGNEVLTGVNSSSLSRYLLPAMRCLHDALAQAGLDKQVAVTTAHNLGVLATSYPPSSAYFRKDLLPMLCPILDFHARAGSPFLVNAYPYFAYAEEPTGVELEYALLEPGHAGVADPGTGLHYTNMLAAQVDAVYHAIAAANSAAARAAQVRVSETGWPSAGDANETGATPQNAARYNGNVMRLVAQGKGTPLRPAAPLRVYMFALFNENMKPGPTSERNYGLFKPDGTPAYELSYRLPLDNTTSSSSAGGSITGGGGYNGHGYGSSDNGGYYSISAAAKVTPGWWTWPQVAVAPCVAVLAMAL